In Chaetodon trifascialis isolate fChaTrf1 chromosome 6, fChaTrf1.hap1, whole genome shotgun sequence, one DNA window encodes the following:
- the git2a gene encoding ARF GTPase-activating protein GIT2a isoform X1 translates to MSKRLRNTELCADCSVPEPRWASVNRGVLICDECCSVHRSLGRHSSQVRHLTHTPWPPTQLQMVQTLYSNGSNSIWEHSLLDPASVMSGKRKANPQDKLHPNKSEFIKAKYQMLAFVHRMPCREDDSSTAKDLSKQLHSSVRTGNLETCLRLLSLGAQANFFHPEKGNTPLHVAAKAGQVSQAELLTVYGADPGAPDSNGKTPIDYAREAGHHELADRLVEVQYELTDRLAFYLCGRKPDHKNGQHFIVPQMADSSLDLSELAKAAKKKLQSLSNHLFEELAMDVYDEVDRRETDAVWLATQNHSTLVTETTVVPFLPVNPEYSSTRNQGRQKLARFNAHEFATLVIDILSDAKRRQQGNSITSPKDSVEFILKSVAGRHCSDSQDNDQPDYDSVASDEDTDQELPSSKGDRTKSLDSDLSDGPITMQEYMEVKNALTASEAKIQHLMKANNNLSDELRLMQKKLQSLQSENTSLRRQVTTNIYQIPSGSDYPDPSSPSHLKRRQSARASRPMSMYETGSGLKPYLPKGETPYPEEGIPTLQPFPPHASKLEKQSSMPESDYDNTFNDSEMDDSGLCRRVRLRSSGWLGEGSSIPELDDLEMESDPTLPSTEDVIRKTEQITKNIQELLRAAQENKHDSFIPCSERIHVAVTEMAALFPKKPRSETVRGSLRLLTSSAYRLQSECRKAVPSEGCPGPDMQLVTQQVIQCAYDIAKAAKQLVTITTKENTN, encoded by the exons ATGTCTAAACGCCTGCGAAACACTGAACTCTGCGCTGATTGCAGTGTTCCAG AGCCTCGCTGGGCCTCGGTCAACAGGGGTGTGTTGATTTGCGATGAGTGCTGCAGCGTTCATCGGAGTCTGGGCAGACACAGCTCACAAGTCCGCCACCTGACGCACACGCCGTGGCCTCCCACGCAGCTACAG ATGGTGCAGACATTATACAGCAATGGTTCTAATTCAATATGGGAGCACTCTCTTCTGGACCCTGCGTCTGTGATGAGTGGAAAACGCAAGGCCAACCCTCAGGACAAACTGCA CCCAAACAAATCAGAGTTTATAAAAGCCAAATATCAAATGCTGGCGTTTGTCCATCGCATGCCTTGCCGGGAGGATGACAGCTCGACGGCCAAGGATTTAAgcaag CAACTCCACTCAAGCGTGCGCACCGGGAATCTCGAGACGTGTTTGCGGTTGCTATCCCTGGGAGCACAAGCGAATTTCTTTCACCCC GAAAAGGGAAACACTCCCTTGCATGTAGCTGCAAAGGCAGGACAAGTATCTCAGGCTGAACTATTAACTGTTTATGGGGCAGATCCTGGAGCCCCTGACAGCAATGGCAAAACTCCCATTGACTATGCAag GGAAGCAGGCCACCACGAGCTGGCAGACAGATTGGTGGAGGTTCAGTATGAACTAACTGATCGACTGGCGTTCTACCTGTGTGGGAGAAAGCCAG ATCATAAAAACGGCCAGCACTTCATTGTTCCACAGATGGCTGACAG cAGTTTAGATTTATCAGAACTGGCCAAGGCTGCAAAGAAGAAACTTCAGTCT CTCAGTAATCATTTATTCGAGGAGCTGGCCATGGATGTGTATGATGAGGTGGACAGACGAGAGACTGATGCAG TGTGGCTGGCTACACAGAATCACAGCACTCTGGTGACGGAGACAACTGTGGTGCCTTTCCTTCCGGTGAATCCAGAGTATTCATCAACACGAAACCAG GGACGACAGAAGCTTGCAAGGTTTAATGCACATGAATTCGCAACTCTCGTGATTGACATATTAAGCGATGCGAAGCGCAGACAGCAAGGGAATTCAATCACCAGCCCCAAAG ACAGTGTTGAGTTTATCCTGAAGAGTGTGGCTGGCAGGCATTGTAGCGACAGCCAGGACAATGACCAGCCTGACTATGACAGCGTGGCGTCCGATGAGGATACAGATCAAGAGCTCCCCTCGAGCAAAGGAGATCGGACCAAG AGCCTGGACTCCGACCTCTCGGACGGCCCCATTACTATGCAAGAATACATGGAGGTGAAAAATGCACTGACTGCCTCTGAAGCCAAGATCCAGCACCTCATGAAAGCCAACAACAACCTGAGCGATGAGCTGAGGCTGATGCAGAAAAAG CTGCAATCTCTGCAAAGCGAGAACACCTCTCTCAGGCGGCAGGTCACAACCAATATCTATCAGATCCCCAGCGGTTCAGACTACCCTGACCCCTCCAGCCCCTCACACCTGAAACGCCGGCAGTCTGCGCGGGCCAGTCGGCCCATGTCTATGTATGAGACCGGCTCAGGCCTGAAGCCCTATCTCCCTAAAGGGGAAACTCCCTACCCAGAGGAGGGTATCCCCACCCTGCAACCCTTCCCACCTCAT GCCTCCAAGTTAGAGAAGCAAAGCAGCATGCCAGAAAGTGACTATGACAACACATTCAATGACTCTGAGATGGATGACTCAGG TTTGTGCCGGAGAGTGAGGCTGAGGAGCAGCGGCTGGCTGGGCGAGGGCAGCTCCATCCCTGAGCTGGATGACCTGGAGATGGAGTCAGACCCCACGCTTCCCAGCACAGAGGACGTCATCCGCAAAACCGAGCAGATCACCAAGAacatccaggagctgctgcgAGCTGCTCAGGAGAACAAACACGACAG CTTCATACCCTGCTCAGAAAGAATACATGTGGCTGTGACAGAAATGGCTGCCCTCTTTCCGAAG AAGCCTCGCTCAGAGACTGTGAGAGGCTCTCTGCGCTTGTTGACCTCCAGTGCGTACCGGCTTCAGAGCGAGTGCAGGAAGGCGGTGCCTTCAGAGGGCTGCCCGGGACCGGACATGCAGCTGGTCACCCAGCAGGTCATCCAATGTGCTTATGACATTGCCAAGGCAGCCAAGCAGCTTGTCACCATCACCACAAAGGAGAATACCAACTAA
- the git2a gene encoding ARF GTPase-activating protein GIT2a isoform X3, whose translation MSKRLRNTELCADCSVPEPRWASVNRGVLICDECCSVHRSLGRHSSQVRHLTHTPWPPTQLQMVQTLYSNGSNSIWEHSLLDPASVMSGKRKANPQDKLHPNKSEFIKAKYQMLAFVHRMPCREDDSSTAKDLSKQLHSSVRTGNLETCLRLLSLGAQANFFHPEKGNTPLHVAAKAGQVSQAELLTVYGADPGAPDSNGKTPIDYAREAGHHELADRLVEVQYELTDRLAFYLCGRKPDHKNGQHFIVPQMADSSLDLSELAKAAKKKLQSLSNHLFEELAMDVYDEVDRRETDAVWLATQNHSTLVTETTVVPFLPVNPEYSSTRNQGRQKLARFNAHEFATLVIDILSDAKRRQQGNSITSPKDSVEFILKSVAGRHCSDSQDNDQPDYDSVASDEDTDQELPSSKGDRTKSLDSDLSDGPITMQEYMEVKNALTASEAKIQHLMKANNNLSDELRLMQKKLQSLQSENTSLRRQVTTNIYQIPSGSDYPDPSSPSHLKRRQSARASRPMSMYETGSGLKPYLPKGETPYPEEGIPTLQPFPPHASKLEKQSSMPESDYDNTFNDSEMDDSGLCRRVRLRSSGWLGEGSSIPELDDLEMESDPTLPSTEDVIRKTEQITKNIQELLRAAQENKHDSRPCEREGVRRLRHSLGCFSTLVPWAEKAPPPLQPLSLRSPDPASCFIPCSERIHVAVTEMAALFPKKPRSETVRGSLRLLTSSAYRLQSECRKAVPSEGCPGPDMQLVTQQVIQCAYDIAKAAKQLVTITTKENTN comes from the exons ATGTCTAAACGCCTGCGAAACACTGAACTCTGCGCTGATTGCAGTGTTCCAG AGCCTCGCTGGGCCTCGGTCAACAGGGGTGTGTTGATTTGCGATGAGTGCTGCAGCGTTCATCGGAGTCTGGGCAGACACAGCTCACAAGTCCGCCACCTGACGCACACGCCGTGGCCTCCCACGCAGCTACAG ATGGTGCAGACATTATACAGCAATGGTTCTAATTCAATATGGGAGCACTCTCTTCTGGACCCTGCGTCTGTGATGAGTGGAAAACGCAAGGCCAACCCTCAGGACAAACTGCA CCCAAACAAATCAGAGTTTATAAAAGCCAAATATCAAATGCTGGCGTTTGTCCATCGCATGCCTTGCCGGGAGGATGACAGCTCGACGGCCAAGGATTTAAgcaag CAACTCCACTCAAGCGTGCGCACCGGGAATCTCGAGACGTGTTTGCGGTTGCTATCCCTGGGAGCACAAGCGAATTTCTTTCACCCC GAAAAGGGAAACACTCCCTTGCATGTAGCTGCAAAGGCAGGACAAGTATCTCAGGCTGAACTATTAACTGTTTATGGGGCAGATCCTGGAGCCCCTGACAGCAATGGCAAAACTCCCATTGACTATGCAag GGAAGCAGGCCACCACGAGCTGGCAGACAGATTGGTGGAGGTTCAGTATGAACTAACTGATCGACTGGCGTTCTACCTGTGTGGGAGAAAGCCAG ATCATAAAAACGGCCAGCACTTCATTGTTCCACAGATGGCTGACAG cAGTTTAGATTTATCAGAACTGGCCAAGGCTGCAAAGAAGAAACTTCAGTCT CTCAGTAATCATTTATTCGAGGAGCTGGCCATGGATGTGTATGATGAGGTGGACAGACGAGAGACTGATGCAG TGTGGCTGGCTACACAGAATCACAGCACTCTGGTGACGGAGACAACTGTGGTGCCTTTCCTTCCGGTGAATCCAGAGTATTCATCAACACGAAACCAG GGACGACAGAAGCTTGCAAGGTTTAATGCACATGAATTCGCAACTCTCGTGATTGACATATTAAGCGATGCGAAGCGCAGACAGCAAGGGAATTCAATCACCAGCCCCAAAG ACAGTGTTGAGTTTATCCTGAAGAGTGTGGCTGGCAGGCATTGTAGCGACAGCCAGGACAATGACCAGCCTGACTATGACAGCGTGGCGTCCGATGAGGATACAGATCAAGAGCTCCCCTCGAGCAAAGGAGATCGGACCAAG AGCCTGGACTCCGACCTCTCGGACGGCCCCATTACTATGCAAGAATACATGGAGGTGAAAAATGCACTGACTGCCTCTGAAGCCAAGATCCAGCACCTCATGAAAGCCAACAACAACCTGAGCGATGAGCTGAGGCTGATGCAGAAAAAG CTGCAATCTCTGCAAAGCGAGAACACCTCTCTCAGGCGGCAGGTCACAACCAATATCTATCAGATCCCCAGCGGTTCAGACTACCCTGACCCCTCCAGCCCCTCACACCTGAAACGCCGGCAGTCTGCGCGGGCCAGTCGGCCCATGTCTATGTATGAGACCGGCTCAGGCCTGAAGCCCTATCTCCCTAAAGGGGAAACTCCCTACCCAGAGGAGGGTATCCCCACCCTGCAACCCTTCCCACCTCAT GCCTCCAAGTTAGAGAAGCAAAGCAGCATGCCAGAAAGTGACTATGACAACACATTCAATGACTCTGAGATGGATGACTCAGG TTTGTGCCGGAGAGTGAGGCTGAGGAGCAGCGGCTGGCTGGGCGAGGGCAGCTCCATCCCTGAGCTGGATGACCTGGAGATGGAGTCAGACCCCACGCTTCCCAGCACAGAGGACGTCATCCGCAAAACCGAGCAGATCACCAAGAacatccaggagctgctgcgAGCTGCTCAGGAGAACAAACACGACAG CAGACCATGCGAGCGCGAAGGCGTGCGTCGACTCAGGCACAGCCTGGGATGTTTCAGCACTCTGGTGCCCTGGGCCGAGAAggccccccctccccttcagCCGCTCAGCCTCCGGTCCCCTGACCCCGCCTCCTG CTTCATACCCTGCTCAGAAAGAATACATGTGGCTGTGACAGAAATGGCTGCCCTCTTTCCGAAG AAGCCTCGCTCAGAGACTGTGAGAGGCTCTCTGCGCTTGTTGACCTCCAGTGCGTACCGGCTTCAGAGCGAGTGCAGGAAGGCGGTGCCTTCAGAGGGCTGCCCGGGACCGGACATGCAGCTGGTCACCCAGCAGGTCATCCAATGTGCTTATGACATTGCCAAGGCAGCCAAGCAGCTTGTCACCATCACCACAAAGGAGAATACCAACTAA
- the git2a gene encoding ARF GTPase-activating protein GIT2a isoform X2 — MSKRLRNTELCADCSVPEPRWASVNRGVLICDECCSVHRSLGRHSSQVRHLTHTPWPPTQLQMVQTLYSNGSNSIWEHSLLDPASVMSGKRKANPQDKLHPNKSEFIKAKYQMLAFVHRMPCREDDSSTAKDLSKQLHSSVRTGNLETCLRLLSLGAQANFFHPEKGNTPLHVAAKAGQVSQAELLTVYGADPGAPDSNGKTPIDYAREAGHHELADRLVEVQYELTDRLAFYLCGRKPDHKNGQHFIVPQMADSSLDLSELAKAAKKKLQSLSNHLFEELAMDVYDEVDRRETDAVWLATQNHSTLVTETTVVPFLPVNPEYSSTRNQGRQKLARFNAHEFATLVIDILSDAKRRQQGNSITSPKDSVEFILKSVAGRHCSDSQDNDQPDYDSVASDEDTDQELPSSKGDRTKSLDSDLSDGPITMQEYMEVKNALTASEAKIQHLMKANNNLSDELRLMQKKLQSLQSENTSLRRQVTTNIYQIPSGSDYPDPSSPSHLKRRQSARASRPMSMYETGSGLKPYLPKGETPYPEEGIPTLQPFPPHTERGAYVTTSSSLPSFPSTLSWSKDESAQKASKLEKQSSMPESDYDNTFNDSEMDDSGLCRRVRLRSSGWLGEGSSIPELDDLEMESDPTLPSTEDVIRKTEQITKNIQELLRAAQENKHDSFIPCSERIHVAVTEMAALFPKKPRSETVRGSLRLLTSSAYRLQSECRKAVPSEGCPGPDMQLVTQQVIQCAYDIAKAAKQLVTITTKENTN; from the exons ATGTCTAAACGCCTGCGAAACACTGAACTCTGCGCTGATTGCAGTGTTCCAG AGCCTCGCTGGGCCTCGGTCAACAGGGGTGTGTTGATTTGCGATGAGTGCTGCAGCGTTCATCGGAGTCTGGGCAGACACAGCTCACAAGTCCGCCACCTGACGCACACGCCGTGGCCTCCCACGCAGCTACAG ATGGTGCAGACATTATACAGCAATGGTTCTAATTCAATATGGGAGCACTCTCTTCTGGACCCTGCGTCTGTGATGAGTGGAAAACGCAAGGCCAACCCTCAGGACAAACTGCA CCCAAACAAATCAGAGTTTATAAAAGCCAAATATCAAATGCTGGCGTTTGTCCATCGCATGCCTTGCCGGGAGGATGACAGCTCGACGGCCAAGGATTTAAgcaag CAACTCCACTCAAGCGTGCGCACCGGGAATCTCGAGACGTGTTTGCGGTTGCTATCCCTGGGAGCACAAGCGAATTTCTTTCACCCC GAAAAGGGAAACACTCCCTTGCATGTAGCTGCAAAGGCAGGACAAGTATCTCAGGCTGAACTATTAACTGTTTATGGGGCAGATCCTGGAGCCCCTGACAGCAATGGCAAAACTCCCATTGACTATGCAag GGAAGCAGGCCACCACGAGCTGGCAGACAGATTGGTGGAGGTTCAGTATGAACTAACTGATCGACTGGCGTTCTACCTGTGTGGGAGAAAGCCAG ATCATAAAAACGGCCAGCACTTCATTGTTCCACAGATGGCTGACAG cAGTTTAGATTTATCAGAACTGGCCAAGGCTGCAAAGAAGAAACTTCAGTCT CTCAGTAATCATTTATTCGAGGAGCTGGCCATGGATGTGTATGATGAGGTGGACAGACGAGAGACTGATGCAG TGTGGCTGGCTACACAGAATCACAGCACTCTGGTGACGGAGACAACTGTGGTGCCTTTCCTTCCGGTGAATCCAGAGTATTCATCAACACGAAACCAG GGACGACAGAAGCTTGCAAGGTTTAATGCACATGAATTCGCAACTCTCGTGATTGACATATTAAGCGATGCGAAGCGCAGACAGCAAGGGAATTCAATCACCAGCCCCAAAG ACAGTGTTGAGTTTATCCTGAAGAGTGTGGCTGGCAGGCATTGTAGCGACAGCCAGGACAATGACCAGCCTGACTATGACAGCGTGGCGTCCGATGAGGATACAGATCAAGAGCTCCCCTCGAGCAAAGGAGATCGGACCAAG AGCCTGGACTCCGACCTCTCGGACGGCCCCATTACTATGCAAGAATACATGGAGGTGAAAAATGCACTGACTGCCTCTGAAGCCAAGATCCAGCACCTCATGAAAGCCAACAACAACCTGAGCGATGAGCTGAGGCTGATGCAGAAAAAG CTGCAATCTCTGCAAAGCGAGAACACCTCTCTCAGGCGGCAGGTCACAACCAATATCTATCAGATCCCCAGCGGTTCAGACTACCCTGACCCCTCCAGCCCCTCACACCTGAAACGCCGGCAGTCTGCGCGGGCCAGTCGGCCCATGTCTATGTATGAGACCGGCTCAGGCCTGAAGCCCTATCTCCCTAAAGGGGAAACTCCCTACCCAGAGGAGGGTATCCCCACCCTGCAACCCTTCCCACCTCAT ACGGAAAGGGGCGCTTATGTGACCACCTCTTCATCCCTCCCCTCATTTCCATCCACCCTGTCATGGTCGAAGGACGAAAGTGCTCAAAAG GCCTCCAAGTTAGAGAAGCAAAGCAGCATGCCAGAAAGTGACTATGACAACACATTCAATGACTCTGAGATGGATGACTCAGG TTTGTGCCGGAGAGTGAGGCTGAGGAGCAGCGGCTGGCTGGGCGAGGGCAGCTCCATCCCTGAGCTGGATGACCTGGAGATGGAGTCAGACCCCACGCTTCCCAGCACAGAGGACGTCATCCGCAAAACCGAGCAGATCACCAAGAacatccaggagctgctgcgAGCTGCTCAGGAGAACAAACACGACAG CTTCATACCCTGCTCAGAAAGAATACATGTGGCTGTGACAGAAATGGCTGCCCTCTTTCCGAAG AAGCCTCGCTCAGAGACTGTGAGAGGCTCTCTGCGCTTGTTGACCTCCAGTGCGTACCGGCTTCAGAGCGAGTGCAGGAAGGCGGTGCCTTCAGAGGGCTGCCCGGGACCGGACATGCAGCTGGTCACCCAGCAGGTCATCCAATGTGCTTATGACATTGCCAAGGCAGCCAAGCAGCTTGTCACCATCACCACAAAGGAGAATACCAACTAA
- the ankrd13a gene encoding ankyrin repeat domain-containing protein 13A, giving the protein MSTANVSEDIREKFPLHSAVWENDYRRLDEQITLPQNDVEAVDPRGRTPLHLAVSLGHLESVRVLLRHGAEVTKENGKNWTVLQEAVSTGDPEMVQLVLQRRDYLKASTALGGVPELLSKIRESPDFYMEMKWEFTSWIPLLSRVCPSDVCRIWKSGASLRVDATLLGFENMTWIRGRRSYIFRGDDSCAELMEVNHDDEVVDTERFNISQEMEDVTLESMQPAEQEVAKRLTTPIVNTYLDTKDIAFERTKSGIWGWRSDKTEMVNGFEAKVFSVNNVNVVIRTRTEHLTDEEKARIKSERNILESLLGTVEQHISAQGDLTLEYATATNPTAITPEEYFDPDFDLKDRDIGRPIELSIRTQKFKGTLWMSEEHPLSLVEQVTPIIDLMARTSSHFARLRDFVTLKFPPGFPVKIEIPLFHVLNARITFGNVNKCSTEEEANTTPAATPTSSGEDEESAALPPFQVCPSVFEVPVSYHRRGGSRHTPVSNNDEELLQYAIHQSLLESRRGPSPEGIWYDADGEVTDVMPSSQSDRSIPEGVLVEYGDTPSLVSSLSASSPDTDLRLAMELSAQAQAEEEKMRKQEEEELERILQLSLTEK; this is encoded by the exons ATGTCTACGGCTAACGTTAGCGAAGACATCCGAGAGAAGTTTCCTCTGCATTCCGCAGTGTGGGAGAACGATTACCGGAGACTGGATGAACAAATAACGTTGCCACAG AATGACGTCGAGGCCGTGGATCCCAGAGGTCGGACACCTCTGCACCTGGCTGTGTCGCTCGGGCACCTGGAGTCAGTGAGAGTCCTTCTCAGACACGGGGCTGAAGTGACTAAAGAAAACGGCAAGAATTGGACAG TGCTGCAGGAGGCAGTCAGCACCGGAGATCCAGAGATGGTTCAGTTAGTGCTTCAACGCAGAGACTACCTCAAAGCCTCCACTGCTCTGGGAGGAGTgcctgagctgctgtcaaagATCCGAGAG TCTCCAGACTTCTATATGGAAATGAAGTGGGAATTCACCAGCTGGA TCCCTCTTCTGTCCCGGGTTTGTCCAAGTGATGTTTGTCGCATCTGGAAAAGTGGCGCCAGCCTGCGAGTGGATGCCACTCTTCTCGGCTTTGAAAACATGACCTGGATCAGAGGGCGCAGAAGCTACATCTTCAGAGGAGATG ATTCATGCGCAGAGTTGATGGAGGTGAACCATGACGATGAAGTAGTGGACACTGAACGCTTCAACATATCCCAAGAAATGGAGGATGTCACACTAGAGTCGATGCAGCCAGCTGAACAGGAAGTAGCCAAGAGGTTGACCACTCCGATTGTCAACACCTACTTGGACACCAAGGATATTGCTTTTGAGAG GACCAAGTCCGGGATTTGGGGCTGGAGAAGTGACAAAACTGAAATGGTCAACGGATTTGAAGCAAAG GTTTTCAGTGTGAACAATGTAAATGTGGTAATCAGGACAAGGACAGAGCATCTTACAGACGAGGAGAAAGCCAGGATAAAAA GTGAAAGGAACATCTTGGAGTCTCTGCTGGGGACTGTGGAGCAGCACATAAGTGCGCAGGGG GATCTGACTCTTGAGTATGCAACTGCCACCAATCCCACTGCCATCACTCCAGAGGAATATTTTGATCCTGACTTTGACCTGAAGGACAGAGATATCGGCCGGCCCATTGAACTGAGCATTCGAACGCAGAA GTTCAAAGGCACGTTGTGGATGAGCGAGGAGCATCCTCTGTCCCTGGTGGAGCAGGTGACCCCCATTATTGACCTCATGGCTCGAACCAGTTCCCATTTTGCGCGCCTACGAGACTTTGTGACCCTGAAATTTCCTCCTGGATTTCCTGTTAAAATAG AGATCCCCCTGTTTCATGTGCTGAATGCCAGGATTACATTTGGTAATGTCAATAAATGCAGTACTGAAGAGGAGGCGAACACAACGCCAGCAGCCACGCCAACATCCtcaggagaagatgaagagtCTGCAG CACTGCCTCCGTTTCAAGTGTGTCCTTCAGTGTTTGAGGTGCCTGTCAGTTACCACCGTCGAGGAGGCAGCCGACACACACCCGTGTCCAACAACGACGAGGAGCTTCTGCAGTACGCCATCCACCAGAGTCTCCTGGAGTCACGCAGAGGCCCGAGCCCG GAGGGGATTTGGTATGATGCTGATGGGGAAGTCACTGACGTAATGCCCAGTAGCCAGAGTGACAG GAGTATCCCAGAGGGGGTGCTTGTGGAATACGGAGACACCCCCAGCCTCGTCagctctctttctgcctctagCCCCGACACAGACCTCCGCCTGGCCATGGAGCTCTCTGCACAAGCTCaagcagaagaggagaagatgaggaagcaggaggaggaggagctggagaggataTTGCAGCTATCGCTCACTGAGAAGTAA